In Eremothecium gossypii ATCC 10895 chromosome V, complete sequence, the genomic stretch TCACCTCGTCGGTGGCCTCCTCCTTCGTCAAATGCGCGGTGTGGCCCTCTTGCCACAGGAACTCCCGCGTCCGCAAGAACGGCTGCGGATGCTTGAACTCCCATCTCACTACAGAGGTCCACTGGTTGTACTTGAGCGGCAGGTCTCTGTACGACTGCACCCACTTCGCGAAGAACGGGTACATCGCGGTCTCGGAGGTCGGCCGGATCGCAATGGGCTCCTCCAAGTCGGAAGAGCCCGCCTTCGTCACCCACGCAACCTCCGGCGCAAAGCCCTCGATGTGGtccttctccttctccAGCGCCCGGGACGAGATAAACATCGGGAAGCACACGTTCTGCACGCCCATGCTCCGGATCTTGCCGTTGAACCACTCCTGGATGCGCTCCCAGATGCAGTACGACGCCGGCTTCAGAATGTAGCACCCGGAGATGTCGTAGTAGTCCAGCAGGTCGCCCTTGACCAGCACCTGCTGGTACCAGCCCGGGAAGTCCAGCGCCTTGTCCACGGTGATCCCGATCAGCTTCGCGTCCGCCAGCGCAGCCGACTCCTTCACAACCGCCGCGCCCTTCTTCGCCTtgggcgccgccgcctgcaCCTCCTGCGCAAAGTCCACCTCCACCGCGCCGTGCTTTTGCAAGTACGCCATCAACGCGCCCTTCTCCACCGCCACCCCGCTCAGGCCCACCGCGGCCTCGTCCGCGAGCGCTGCCAGCTCCCGGTCCACCAACAACTGGAACCCGtgctgcgcctgctccagGTGCGACAAATCAAATGCCTTCGCTGTCTCCACACCAAAATGACTCTGGAACAGCTCGTCCCGCGCCAGGCGCGGGTCCTTGCTACCGCTGGCGTGCGCTACGACACCAACTGGGGTCGTCGTGCTCTGTAGCGCCACAACCACTACTGGCACGGCGATCGCCGATTTTGCTACCTTCGGCTTGAACACCAGCTGCTTCACTGGGGCGGCACACTCTGCATCGAGGGCCAACAAGGCAAACTGTTCATTAAGAGGCATGCTGCTAACTGAATAACTGTATGATAGATCCGAACGTCTGCTCTGGTGGCCTAAGATGATGCCTAGTAGCCTTAATTCTAGAGTTACTCCTCTGCGTATGTTGCAGACAGAACTGAACTGGGAATGGGAAATCTGTGAAAATTTTTTACTGCGGGATGATGCAACCTACACTTGCCAACAAACCGTCAAGTACAAGCTGTCCATAAGGGGATTAGAGCAGGCATGTCGATCTATATCAACGAGCTGACGGGCGCTGACGAGGCCGGGCGCGGTACCGAAGAAGCACCATTCAAGTCTGCGGCATTTGGGCTGTTTGCGCAGCAGGACGGCGAAGAACCAAAGGTGTTTACGTACAAGAGCGATGAAGGGGCCGGGGGATACGTTGAGATCAGCGCTTCAGGGCTAAAGAAGGCACGCAAGGGCGCGGAGGGCCTGCGCAAGGCCGCGGCGAAGGaggtggagcagcagcggcggcgcgcggagCAAGAGGCGCGCGATGCCGCGAAGAAGCTGGAGCTCATGAGCATCAAGATCGAGGAGGACGCGTCGTTGCCGCCCGCTGTGGGGCTGAAGGTGGGCAAGGCTCACGGGGCGGTGGGCACGCGGGTGAAGGTCTCGGGGTGGATCCACCGGCTGCGGATGGGCAAGGCGGTGGTGTTTCTGGTGCTGAGAGACGGTACGGGGTACCTGCAGGCCGTGTTGTCCAAGGACCTCGCGCGCGCGTACCAGACGAGCACGCTGACGCTGGAGAGTACGGTGACGTTGTACGGGACGGTCAAGCAGCTGCCCGAGGGCAAGACGGCGCCGGGCGGCGTGGAGCTGGACGTGGACTACTACGAGATTGTCAGTCTTGCTCCGTCGGGTGACGACTCGTTCAGCAACCGTGTGCAGGAGGGCGCGGATCCCTCGCTGCTCATGGACATGCGGCACTTGATGCTGCGGGGCGAGTCGCTGTCCGCGGTCATGAAAGTCCGGGCCGCGTTCCTGCGCGCGATCCGGCGCGTATACGAGGACGAGGGCCTGCTGGAGGTCACCCCGCCATGCATGGTGCAGACCCAGGTCGAGGGTGGCTCGACCCTGTTCAAGCTCGACTACTACGGGGAGGAGGCGTTCTTGACGCAGTCCTCGCAGCTGTACCTGGAGACCTGTCTGCCGGCGCTGGGAGATGTGTTCTGTATTCAGGAGTCCTTCCGTGCGGAGAAGTCGCACACCAGGCGGCACCTGTCCGAATACACGCACATAGAGGCCGAGCTGGGCTTCGTAGACTTCGACCAGCTGTTGCGCCACACGGAAAGGGTCATAACCTCTCTTGTGCGCTACGTGCTCGAAGACCCAGTTGCT encodes the following:
- a CDS encoding proline--tRNA ligase (Syntenic homolog of Saccharomyces cerevisiae YHR020W) yields the protein MPLNEQFALLALDAECAAPVKQLVFKPKVAKSAIAVPVVVVALQSTTTPVGVVAHASGSKDPRLARDELFQSHFGVETAKAFDLSHLEQAQHGFQLLVDRELAALADEAAVGLSGVAVEKGALMAYLQKHGAVEVDFAQEVQAAAPKAKKGAAVVKESAALADAKLIGITVDKALDFPGWYQQVLVKGDLLDYYDISGCYILKPASYCIWERIQEWFNGKIRSMGVQNVCFPMFISSRALEKEKDHIEGFAPEVAWVTKAGSSDLEEPIAIRPTSETAMYPFFAKWVQSYRDLPLKYNQWTSVVRWEFKHPQPFLRTREFLWQEGHTAHLTKEEATDEVMQILDHYEQVYVELLAVPVVKGTKTENEKFAGADFTTSVEGYIPQTGRGIQGATSHHLGQNFSKMFNICVENPLGPQHPKVHAYQNSWGLSTRSIGVMVMTHSDNKGLVIPPRVAQHQVVILPVGITAKTKEDVRSKIHDSARAIENRLHKAGIRVLGDYADNYTPGWKFAQYELKGVPLRLEFGPKDMEKAQVTAVRRNDGAKISVPLADLEERIPQILDEMHQLLYQKAKKSFDDHLITVTEWKDFVPTLNKKNIILSPWCGVPECETDIKASSAKKDDGDEYEVDEKAPSMGAKSLCVPFEQPVLAPGQKCIKCDKPAVNYCMFGRSY
- the DED81 gene encoding asparagine--tRNA ligase DED81 (Syntenic homolog of Saccharomyces cerevisiae YHR019C (DED81)) → MSIYINELTGADEAGRGTEEAPFKSAAFGLFAQQDGEEPKVFTYKSDEGAGGYVEISASGLKKARKGAEGLRKAAAKEVEQQRRRAEQEARDAAKKLELMSIKIEEDASLPPAVGLKVGKAHGAVGTRVKVSGWIHRLRMGKAVVFLVLRDGTGYLQAVLSKDLARAYQTSTLTLESTVTLYGTVKQLPEGKTAPGGVELDVDYYEIVSLAPSGDDSFSNRVQEGADPSLLMDMRHLMLRGESLSAVMKVRAAFLRAIRRVYEDEGLLEVTPPCMVQTQVEGGSTLFKLDYYGEEAFLTQSSQLYLETCLPALGDVFCIQESFRAEKSHTRRHLSEYTHIEAELGFVDFDQLLRHTERVITSLVRYVLEDPVAGPLVKQLNPDFVPPQMPFMRLEYKDAITWLNEHGIKNEEGEEFKFGDDIAEAAERKMTDTIGKPIFLTRFPLELKSFYMKRCADDPRVTESFDVLMPTVGEVTGGSMRIDSLDELMAGFKREGVNPEPYYWFSDQRRYGSCPHGGYGLGTERILAWLCNRYTVRDCSLYPRYTGRCKP